In Deltaproteobacteria bacterium, a single genomic region encodes these proteins:
- a CDS encoding rhodanese-like domain-containing protein, with translation MNDDAPSGWGAALRPTVTLVLLLTAATTAGCRSTAAASAADVNASAAKPGTAAVQSPGAVARARVEHGAVLLDVRTPEEFEQGHIGGAMNIPVAELSARIGELGASERAVVVYCRSGNRSAQATRILQAQGHADVFDLGPMSAW, from the coding sequence ATGAACGACGATGCACCGTCTGGGTGGGGCGCCGCCCTTCGGCCCACGGTCACGCTGGTGCTGCTGCTCACCGCGGCGACGACAGCGGGCTGCAGGAGCACGGCCGCCGCGAGCGCGGCGGACGTGAACGCGAGCGCCGCGAAGCCAGGGACGGCGGCCGTGCAATCCCCCGGCGCCGTCGCGCGTGCGCGGGTCGAGCACGGCGCGGTCCTGCTCGACGTGCGCACGCCCGAAGAGTTCGAGCAGGGCCACATCGGCGGTGCGATGAACATACCGGTCGCGGAGCTGTCGGCGCGCATCGGCGAGCTGGGCGCGAGCGAGCGGGCGGTGGTGGTCTACTGCCGCAGCGGCAACCGCAGCGCCCAGGCCACGCGGATCCTGCAGGCCCAGGGCCACGCCGACGTCTTCGACCTCGGCCCGATGTCGGCGTGGTGA
- the hydA gene encoding dihydropyrimidinase, translating into MRTLIQGGTVVTATDTFAADVVVEQGKIAALLRPGSAAALGAFDETVDAKGQLVFPGGIDAHTHLDMPFGGTTSSDDFESGTTAAACGGTTTLIDFAIQPKGSSLKSALDTWHAKAEGKAVCDYAFHMIVTDVPPPVLGEMGDLVREGITSFKLFMAYPGVLMVDDQSIFRAMLRAGELDALICMHAEIGQPIDVLVERALAAGHTAPIYHALTRPEVAEATGTERAIALAEMAHVPVYMVHLSAQRALERVMEARDRGLPAYAETCPQYLFFSEDDLRGTPEDEFEGAKFVCTPPLRPKHHHDHLWRGLANYDLQVVSTDHCPFCMKDQKELGRGDFSKIPNGMPGVETRLYLLWQAVREGKLSMNRFVEISSTAPAKIFGLYPRKGTLAIGADADIVVWDPEKRHTITSKTLHMRVDYSPLEGREFVGAPTLVMQRGQTLVRAGSFLGKAGQGQFQRRGTWGL; encoded by the coding sequence ATGCGCACGCTGATCCAGGGTGGAACCGTCGTCACCGCAACCGACACCTTCGCCGCCGACGTGGTGGTCGAGCAGGGCAAGATCGCGGCGCTGCTGCGCCCCGGCAGCGCCGCCGCCCTCGGCGCCTTCGATGAGACCGTCGACGCCAAGGGCCAGCTCGTGTTCCCCGGCGGCATCGATGCCCACACCCACCTCGACATGCCGTTCGGCGGCACCACCTCATCGGACGATTTCGAGAGCGGCACCACCGCGGCGGCCTGCGGCGGCACCACCACCCTGATCGACTTCGCGATCCAGCCCAAGGGCAGCTCGCTCAAGTCCGCACTCGACACCTGGCACGCCAAGGCCGAGGGCAAGGCGGTCTGCGACTACGCCTTCCACATGATCGTCACGGACGTGCCGCCGCCGGTGCTGGGCGAGATGGGCGACCTGGTCCGCGAGGGCATCACCAGCTTCAAGCTGTTCATGGCCTATCCCGGTGTGCTGATGGTCGACGACCAGTCGATCTTCCGCGCCATGCTGCGCGCCGGGGAGCTCGACGCGCTCATCTGCATGCACGCCGAGATCGGTCAGCCGATCGACGTGCTGGTCGAGCGGGCGCTCGCAGCCGGCCACACCGCGCCGATCTACCACGCGCTCACCCGCCCCGAGGTCGCCGAGGCCACCGGCACCGAGCGGGCCATCGCGCTGGCCGAGATGGCCCACGTGCCGGTCTACATGGTCCATCTCTCGGCCCAACGCGCGCTCGAACGCGTGATGGAGGCCCGGGACCGCGGGCTGCCGGCCTACGCCGAGACCTGCCCGCAATACCTCTTCTTCAGCGAGGACGATCTGCGCGGCACGCCCGAGGACGAGTTCGAGGGCGCGAAGTTCGTGTGCACGCCGCCGCTGCGGCCCAAGCACCACCACGATCACCTGTGGCGCGGCCTGGCCAACTACGATCTCCAGGTGGTCTCGACCGATCACTGCCCGTTCTGCATGAAGGACCAGAAGGAGCTCGGCCGCGGCGACTTCAGCAAGATCCCCAACGGCATGCCCGGCGTGGAGACCCGGCTCTACCTGCTGTGGCAGGCGGTCCGCGAGGGCAAGCTCTCGATGAACCGCTTCGTGGAGATCAGCTCGACGGCGCCGGCCAAGATCTTCGGGCTCTACCCCCGCAAGGGCACCCTGGCGATCGGTGCCGACGCGGACATCGTGGTGTGGGATCCCGAGAAGCGCCACACCATCACCAGCAAGACCCTGCACATGCGGGTGGACTACTCCCCGCTCGAGGGCCGTGAATTCGTCGGGGCCCCGACCCTGGTCATGCAGCGGGGGCAGACCTTGGTGCGAGCGGGTAGCTTCTTGGGCAAGGCCGGCCAGGGCCAGTTCCAGCGCCGTGGCACGTGGGGCCTGTAG